The sequence GTGTTTCGGGCGGGAATCGGGGAAATCCTCTCCTGGGAAGAGCCCACGTCCGTACTCTGAGGCGGGGTCACCTCCGTCAAGGGACGGAGGGAGGGGGAGGCCGGGATGCGTACGAGGGTGCTTGTCGTCGACGACCACCGGATCTTCGCGGAGTCGCTCGCCGCCGCGCTGGCGGCCGAGCCGGACGTCGACGTGGGCGCGGCGGGCAGCGGCCCGGCGGCGCTGCGCAGCCTGGAACGCGCCGCGACCGAGAAACGCCCCTTCGACGTCGTCCTCGTCGACGCCGACCTCGGCGTGGGCCCCGTCCCCCGCCAGCCCCGCCCGCAGGGCGCCCCCGCCGCGGAGGAGCCGCTCGACGGGATCTCCCTGGTGGGCGGCCTGCGCGCGACCCAGCCCGGCGTGCGCACGGTGGTCCTCGCCGAGCGCGACGACCCGCGCCGCGCGGCACTGGCCCTCCAGGCGGGGGCGAGCGGCTGGGTCGCGAAGGACTGCTCGCTCTCCCGGCTGCTCACGGTCGTACGCGGAGTGCTGCGCGACGAGACCCACCTCCCGCCCGCGCTGCTCACCGGCGTCCTGCGCGAACTGACGGCGGCCCGCCGCCACCGCACCGAGTCGGAACGCCTGGTCGAGTCCCTGACCCCGCGCGAACGCGAGGTCCTGCGCTGCATGGTCGCGGGCCTCGGCCGCAAAGCTGTCGCCGACCGCCTCTACCTCTCCCCGCACACGGTCCGCACCCACATGCAGAACGTCCTCGGCAAGCTCGGCGTCCACTCCACACTGGCGGCGGTGGCGCTGGCGCGGAGGGCGGGAGTGGGGCCGGTGGATCAGCGGGTGGGGTGAGGGGGGCAGACCCGACCGTTCTTCCGAGGCGGACAGACTCGACCGTTCTTCGGACGCGGACAGACTCGACCGTTCTTCGGACGCGGACAGACTCGACCGTTCTCCCGAGGCGGACAGACCCGACCGTTCTCCCGACGCGGACAGACCCCACCCTCCCAAAGGGGAGGTGGGCCACCCGCTGCCATCAATTCTTCCGGCTCGCCCACACCCCTCCCGACCACAACCGCGAATCTGTGGATAACTTCGCGAAACCCAGAAAACCTCTCACACTTTCGAGTGAGGACCGTTTTCCGGACAGGGGCCGCCGACCGCCGCCGACCGTCAGTTCGGAGTGTTGTCGAACGGCGCCGTGAGCTGGCGGAGAAGATCGGCCAAGTCCTGGCGCTGGGTGCGGCTCAGTTCGGAGAGCAGGGCGCGTTCCTGGGCCAGGAGTCCCGCGAGAGCCGCGTCGGCGACCTCGCGGCCCGAAGGCGTGAGACGGACCAGGACGCCGCGGCGGTCACTCGGGTCGGGGAGGCGCTCGACGAGGTTCTTCTTCGTGAGCCGGTCGATGCGGTTCGTCATCGTGCCCGAGGTGACGAGCGTCTGCGTGAGCAGTTGGCCCGGCGAGAGCTGATACGGCTGCCCGGCGCGGCGCAGCGCCGTGAGCACGTCGAACTCCCACGTCTCCAGGTGCAGCTCCGCGAAGGCGAGCCTGCGGGCCCGGTCCAGATGACGCGCCAGCCTGCTGACGCGGCTGAGCACCTCCAGCGGCTCCACGTCGAGGTCCGGGCGCTCCCTGCGCCAGGCCGCGACCAGCCGGTCGACCTCGTCCTCCATGCCCCCAGTGTAGTGGGTCGCTCGACGTGAAGTCTCTTGACGTCGAGATAACTCGGCTTCATGATGACAGCACACGATCCCCTGCCGAGGAGGTACCGTCGTGCCGCGCCACCACGTACGCCCCGAGGGCTCCCCGCCCGTCAACGGCT comes from Streptomyces sp. Tu6071 and encodes:
- a CDS encoding LuxR C-terminal-related transcriptional regulator, encoding MRTRVLVVDDHRIFAESLAAALAAEPDVDVGAAGSGPAALRSLERAATEKRPFDVVLVDADLGVGPVPRQPRPQGAPAAEEPLDGISLVGGLRATQPGVRTVVLAERDDPRRAALALQAGASGWVAKDCSLSRLLTVVRGVLRDETHLPPALLTGVLRELTAARRHRTESERLVESLTPREREVLRCMVAGLGRKAVADRLYLSPHTVRTHMQNVLGKLGVHSTLAAVALARRAGVGPVDQRVG
- a CDS encoding MarR family winged helix-turn-helix transcriptional regulator, producing MEDEVDRLVAAWRRERPDLDVEPLEVLSRVSRLARHLDRARRLAFAELHLETWEFDVLTALRRAGQPYQLSPGQLLTQTLVTSGTMTNRIDRLTKKNLVERLPDPSDRRGVLVRLTPSGREVADAALAGLLAQERALLSELSRTQRQDLADLLRQLTAPFDNTPN